The nucleotide sequence ACGGCCGACGGCCAAACCTTCCGAGCGTTTACCGTCGGCTCAGTCAGCTGCCGAACGGAGTCTACGGGGTGTTTAAGGCGGCGTGAGATCCAGGAACCACGACAGCACGTTGTAACTTATTGGTGCATGTCATGATCGCGTAGAGATGGGATGTGTAGACGGACATTTTAGCCGAGTTCCTGCATGTATAATTGGATCCCATGTGGTCTTTGTCGTAGCCGGAGTTTTAAGTGCAATTCTGGGGATGAAGTCCAAGCATCGGAGTACTTTCGGAGCATAAGTAGCTCGGAGTACTCCGACCCCGCATCCCCACATTGGGAATATTACACGGTGGATCTGACTGTCATGTAGTACGTAATGAAATTACCGCCGGCGCGGCTCGGCGTCACACAGTTGCCGTTTTTGGACAAGCCGCTTGGCAACTCCCCGAGAGTCTGTCTGTGCTGCGGTACCGTATGGTACGGTCATGGTACGGTATACTCGCCAAGACGTAAAGGATTGAGCCGTGGGTTGCTTGGAATGCTTGGAACGCTTGGAACGCTTGATATGCTAAGAAGGCTAAGAATGCTAAGAATGCTAAGAAACGCTTGTTGGAATCAAGCATCGCCAAGAGCATAGGATGGATCCCATATAAACAGAATACTTTATAGAGTAAATGGCCCTACATCGATGTGGAACGTATTGCAGCTGTCACTGAGCCAATCTCTCTGGTATCAATACACATACCCGATCCGGTATTTGCTTTTCCTTAGAGCCGGGCAGGCACACCGCGGCTCGAATCCGACCCTCCATATGGGCAGCCGACAAAGGGGTCGGGTCGTATTCGGCTAACTTCCTAGATTTGATCCACCCAGTCAAATCTATACCAGGATCCTTTGGTTTCCAACCTGGAGACCCCCCAGCACGCCCATCATTTCCCttcctccacatcctcccGGTCCGGCAATCTTACTCTTTCCACTCCGCATGACCCTGACTCCAGCCTTGGCCCCCCACGCTCTGTCTTCGAATAGAGCAATTTTCACGTCGATGGCGGGGAAGCCAGCGAGCCGCTAAGCTTTTTCCTGACGTCCCATTGGGCCCTTGGCTCCCTCGGCGGCTCGCGAGACATGCCCAATACCGGAGACCCCATTACCCCGCTGGATCCTAGTCCCCTTTTGGTTTAATTAAGCCGTAAGAAAGCGCAAAGCGCACTAAACTCCCGATGGATACAAAAGTGTGCATCCCCccgggaggcatggcttcgGGCTTTCTCTTCTTGCCATTGTCTTGGTGCTTGTCTTGTCTTCCTCCCTCACCTACAACAAGATGTGGACGACAACCAGTGGCTTGCGGGGCCGGAAGCTCCGTATCGCCATTACCATCACCTCTGTCCTGGGTTTCTCGCTCTTTGGTTATGATCAGGGGTTGATGTCCGGTATCATCTCCGGTGACCAGTTCACCCAGGAGTTCCCCCCTCTCTACATTCCCCCAAAGGCTGATCCCTCGTACTCCGCTGCTTACTCCCAGCATGTCTCGGTCCTCCGTGGTGCTGTGACTGCCTGCTACGAGCTGGGCTGTTTCTTCGGCGCCATCTTCACGCTCATGTACGGTGAAAAGATCGGTCGAACTCCGTTGCTGGTCGCCGGTGGAATCATCATGGTCGTCGGTGCCGTCATCTCCACCGCTGCTTTTGGTCCTCAATGGGGTCTGGGTCAGTTCGTTATCGGCCGTGTGATTTCAGGTCTTGGAAACGGCATGGATACGGCCACAATCCCGGTCTGGCAGTCGGAATGTTCTCGCGCTCACAATCGGGGTTTCCTGGTCTGTTTCGAAGGTGCCATTATCGCTGTCGGCACTTTCGTCGCCTATTGGGTCGACTTTGGTCTCTCGTACGTCAATACCTCGGTCCAGTGGCGGTTCCCCGTGGCGTTCCAGATTATCTTCGCCATCATGGTGACTGTCGGCGCTCTGATGCTGCCCGAGTCCCCTCGCTGGTTTGTCATGAGGGGACGTGATGAGGAGGCACGCCACGTCCTGGCCCAGCTCAACGATGCCGACCCCGATTCGGAGAGCGTGCTCACTGATTTCAACCTCATGAAGGCCGACCTCAGATCGACCCAGGAAAACAAGGCCAGCTGGAAGACGCTCTTCACCTTTGGCAAGACCCAGGAATTCCAGCGCATGATCGTCGGTTGCTCCGGCCAGTTCTTCCAGCAATTCACCGGCTGCAACGCCGCCATCTACTACTCCACGCTGCTCTTCCAGCAGAATCTGAACATGACGGGCCGTCTCCCACTGATTTTGGGTGGTGTCTTTGCTACGGTCTACGCCCTCGCAACCATTCCCTCTTTCTTCATGATTGAAAAGGTTGGCCGCCGCAAGCTCTTCCTGATCGGTTTCCTTGGTCAGGGTCTCAgtttcatcatcaccatggGCTGCCTGGTTCACGGCACCCCAGAGAACTCCAAGGGTGCCGTTGTCggtatcttcctcttcatctgcttcttcgccttcaccACTCTGCCGCTGCCCTGGATCTACCCGCCGGAGATCAACCCTCTCCGCACTCGTACCATGGCGGCCGCGGCCTCGACTTGCACCAACTGGATCACCAACTTTGCCGTCGTCATGTTCACACCCGTTTTCTCCGACGCCAGTCCCTGGGGCATCTACCTCTTCTTCGCACTCGTCAACTTTTGCGGCGTGCCCTTCGCCTGGTTCTTCTA is from Aspergillus chevalieri M1 DNA, chromosome 8, nearly complete sequence and encodes:
- the STL1_2 gene encoding sugar porter family MFS transporter (COG:G;~EggNog:ENOG410PFEN;~InterPro:IPR005829,IPR005828,IPR003663,IPR036259, IPR020846;~PFAM:PF00083,PF07690;~TransMembrane:12 (i12-30o75-95i102-122o128-152i164-183o195-217i294-312o324-346i353-376o382-405i417-440o446-467i);~go_component: GO:0016020 - membrane [Evidence IEA];~go_component: GO:0016021 - integral component of membrane [Evidence IEA];~go_function: GO:0022857 - transmembrane transporter activity [Evidence IEA];~go_process: GO:0055085 - transmembrane transport [Evidence IEA]), encoding MWTTTSGLRGRKLRIAITITSVLGFSLFGYDQGLMSGIISGDQFTQEFPPLYIPPKADPSYSAAYSQHVSVLRGAVTACYELGCFFGAIFTLMYGEKIGRTPLLVAGGIIMVVGAVISTAAFGPQWGLGQFVIGRVISGLGNGMDTATIPVWQSECSRAHNRGFLVCFEGAIIAVGTFVAYWVDFGLSYVNTSVQWRFPVAFQIIFAIMVTVGALMLPESPRWFVMRGRDEEARHVLAQLNDADPDSESVLTDFNLMKADLRSTQENKASWKTLFTFGKTQEFQRMIVGCSGQFFQQFTGCNAAIYYSTLLFQQNLNMTGRLPLILGGVFATVYALATIPSFFMIEKVGRRKLFLIGFLGQGLSFIITMGCLVHGTPENSKGAVVGIFLFICFFAFTTLPLPWIYPPEINPLRTRTMAAAASTCTNWITNFAVVMFTPVFSDASPWGIYLFFALVNFCGVPFAWFFYAETAGRDLEEVDIIFAKAHVEGKWAYQVANELPKLNSEQIAQMSNDLGLSLPDAGVNYNAEKAEIAITSNDSQEKQVSD